From a region of the Mauremys mutica isolate MM-2020 ecotype Southern chromosome 12, ASM2049712v1, whole genome shotgun sequence genome:
- the LOC123345799 gene encoding neurofilament heavy polypeptide-like, with protein sequence MPCVLCFPSVPGSRSLCVSLPLPSSSSPSSPPSSSSSSPPRHQKPAGPGRKAPAKPAPKQQKRQQLMSTAPAYGKAPGGGKSPGKAPGNAKSPGNGKSPGNSKSPVNAKSPGNGKSPGNTKMAAAGKHPAVKNALGKAQTGGKAYAGAGAPRKHGNGYQQEAPSPPPAAPGEDKVLVEKYVTGEDTAVTGQEYEYVYKDFPEGAEPSELGPVLSAETPQNGGVTSCSE encoded by the exons ATGCCGTGTGTGTTGTGTTTTCCTTCTGTGCCCGGCTCCCGGTCTCTCTGTGTGTCGCTGCCGCTGCCATCCTCATCCTCACCCTCATcacctccatcctcctcctcctcctcgcctccGCGGCACCAGAAACCCGCTGGGCCGGGCCGCAAGGCGCCCGCCAAGCCggcgcccaagcagcagaaacgGCAGCAGCTGATGAGCACGGCCCCAGCCTACGGCAAAGCTCCCGGTGGCGGGAAATCTCCCGGGAAAGCCCCCGGCAACGCCAAGTCCCCTGGCAACGGCAAATCCCCCGGCAACAGCAAATCCCCCGTCAACGCCAAGTCCCCTGGCAACGGCAAATCCCCCGGCAACACCAAGATGGCAGCGGCGGGGAAACACCCGGCCGTGAAAAATGCCCTGGGCAAGGCCCAGACGGGGGGCAAGGCCTACGCTGGCGCCGGCGCGCCCAGGAAACACGGCAACGGCTACCAGCAG gaggctcccagcccaccccctgcCGCTCCGGGTGAGGACAAGGTGCTTGTGGAGAAGTATGTGACGGGGGAGGACACAGCTGTGACGGGGCAGGAGTACGAGTATGTCTATAAGGACTTTCCCGAGGGAGCCGAGCCATCGGAGCTGGGGCCCGTGCTCTCTGCAGAGACCCCCCAGAACGGAGGC GTCACTTCTTGCTCGGAGTGA